The sequence TGGCGAGTTAATTATTGGCGGGGTGGAGGTTTTTCCGAAAGAAACAGACCCGGCTATGTTAGATTGGCGTACTAATTTATATCGAGCAACCTCACTTACTGATTTCGAGCAAGTTTTTTCTGGGCCAATTGGTATGAAAGATTTGCGTATCAAAGAATTAGCAGATGGGCGTGTTTTAGTATTAACAAGACCTCAAGGTGAAAAGGGCGGTCGAGGTAAAATCGGCGCAATCGTTACGGAATCACTGGCAGAATTAACTATAGAGAAAATTGAAGCTGCACCACTTTTGAAACGGAATTTTTCAGGAGAGGAATGGGGTGGTGGAAATGAGCTTCATTTGTTAGAAGATGAGAGAATTGGCGTGCTTGGTCATATCGCTTGTTTTGATGAAGCGGGTAATCGTCATTATTATGCATGTTCTTTTCAATTGAATGAAGATTTTTCACAAATCGAGCAAGAAAGAATAATTGCGGAACGTGCTAATTTTGCACCTAGTGAGCCGAAAAGACCTGATTTAGCGGACGTTGTATTTAGTGGTGGTTTAATCAGAAATTCGGATGGTACTGCGACACTTTACGCGGGAATTGGCGATTCTGATGCGCAAAAAATAACAATTCCCGATCCGTTTAAAAATAACTAATAGTAGGAGTTTTGAATAGAAATGAACATTTATCGTTATGAAGAAAACCCATTAATTACACCTTTAGACGTAAAACCAATCCATGAAGGTTTTGAAGTGATTGGCGCGTTTAACGCCGGTGTTGCCGAGTATAACGGCGAAGTATTGCTGCTTCTTCGTGTGGCAGAACAACCAGTCAGTGAGGATCCAGAAGTAGTCCTTGCACCAGTTTATAATGCGAAAAGTAAAGAATTAGAATTACAACCATTCCGATTAGATGATGAAAATTATGATTTTGAAGATCCGCGAATGATTCGCAGCAAAGCAAAATTAGAA comes from Listeria monocytogenes and encodes:
- a CDS encoding MTP-1 family protein, which translates into the protein MDSIEKLLQVYRENNTAFGTRILLNGAGDKDVYNITAPFHWLGKEYIAGRVESRDSEFSEVRFFEKTETNKYQLVENTTVLALQDPFVTFVRGELIIGGVEVFPKETDPAMLDWRTNLYRATSLTDFEQVFSGPIGMKDLRIKELADGRVLVLTRPQGEKGGRGKIGAIVTESLAELTIEKIEAAPLLKRNFSGEEWGGGNELHLLEDERIGVLGHIACFDEAGNRHYYACSFQLNEDFSQIEQERIIAERANFAPSEPKRPDLADVVFSGGLIRNSDGTATLYAGIGDSDAQKITIPDPFKNN